In Liquorilactobacillus nagelii DSM 13675, the following proteins share a genomic window:
- the alsS gene encoding acetolactate synthase AlsS, producing MKDEKKYYGADAIVDSLINHDVKYVFGIPGAKVDRVFERLDHPTNSKSPKLILTRHEQNAAFMAAGIGRITGKPGVALTTSGPGASNLATGLVTATAEGDPVLAISGQVQRTDLLRQTHQSMANSSLFAPITKFSAEVQDPENISEVIANAYQEAEAGKQGAGFVSVPQDVTDAQVHTKVIKPLAAPKLGPASPIESTLLAQRIKAAQLPVLLLGMRASSPETTKAIRNLIAETHLPVVETFQGAGIIPREMEDDFFGRVGLFRNQPGDLLLKKSDLVVAIGYDPIEYEPRNWNADGKANIVVIDSMRAEIDKNFQPERELIGDIAQTLDFLLPYMKGYQIPEGSKEYLDQMHEKFEERDAAPAIKKDQVLNHPLSIIQELQQRITDEMTVTVDVGSFYIWMARHFRSYAPRHLLFSNGMQTLGVALPWAIAAALVRPNTQIVSVSGDGGFLFSAQDLETAVRLNLNIVHIIWNDGNYDMVKFQEELKYGSPAGVKFGPVDFVKYAESFGATGYRVGQATDLGKVLDQAFATKGPVIVDIPVDYSFNQELGKQILDDQLH from the coding sequence ATGAAAGACGAAAAAAAGTATTATGGGGCCGATGCAATTGTTGATAGCTTGATTAATCATGATGTCAAATATGTTTTCGGAATTCCGGGAGCTAAAGTTGATCGAGTTTTTGAGCGTTTGGATCACCCAACTAATTCTAAGTCACCTAAATTAATATTAACTAGACATGAACAAAATGCAGCTTTTATGGCAGCTGGAATTGGGCGGATAACCGGTAAACCAGGAGTTGCTCTAACGACATCCGGACCGGGCGCCAGTAATTTAGCTACCGGCTTGGTAACTGCTACTGCTGAGGGTGACCCAGTATTGGCAATTTCTGGTCAGGTTCAACGAACTGATTTGCTGCGGCAGACTCATCAAAGTATGGCAAATTCATCATTATTTGCTCCAATCACCAAGTTCAGCGCAGAGGTTCAAGACCCGGAAAATATTTCCGAAGTAATTGCGAATGCTTATCAAGAAGCGGAGGCTGGTAAACAAGGAGCCGGTTTTGTTTCAGTTCCGCAAGATGTGACCGATGCTCAAGTTCATACTAAAGTTATTAAACCGTTAGCAGCTCCCAAATTGGGACCTGCTAGCCCAATTGAGTCAACTTTGTTGGCACAACGAATTAAAGCGGCACAGTTGCCAGTTTTACTTTTAGGGATGCGAGCATCCTCGCCGGAAACTACTAAAGCTATTCGGAACTTGATTGCAGAAACTCATTTGCCAGTGGTTGAAACTTTCCAAGGAGCAGGAATCATTCCGCGTGAAATGGAAGATGATTTCTTTGGTCGAGTTGGTTTGTTCCGCAATCAACCGGGTGATTTGTTATTGAAAAAAAGTGATTTAGTAGTGGCAATCGGCTATGATCCGATCGAATACGAACCTCGAAATTGGAATGCTGATGGTAAAGCAAACATTGTCGTTATTGACAGCATGCGAGCAGAAATTGATAAAAATTTCCAACCAGAGCGGGAATTAATTGGTGATATTGCCCAAACATTAGACTTCTTATTGCCATATATGAAGGGGTACCAGATTCCTGAGGGATCAAAAGAGTATTTGGACCAGATGCATGAAAAATTTGAAGAAAGAGATGCTGCACCGGCAATTAAAAAAGACCAAGTTTTAAATCATCCGTTAAGTATTATCCAAGAATTACAACAACGGATTACCGATGAAATGACAGTCACTGTAGATGTGGGCAGCTTTTACATCTGGATGGCGCGGCATTTTAGAAGCTATGCTCCTAGACATTTACTATTTAGTAATGGGATGCAAACTTTGGGAGTTGCTTTACCTTGGGCAATTGCAGCTGCTTTAGTCCGCCCAAATACCCAAATAGTTTCGGTATCAGGAGATGGTGGCTTCTTGTTTTCAGCACAGGATTTGGAAACGGCCGTGCGGTTGAACTTAAATATTGTGCATATTATCTGGAACGATGGTAATTATGATATGGTTAAATTCCAAGAAGAACTAAAGTATGGCAGTCCAGCGGGAGTGAAGTTTGGACCAGTCGATTTTGTCAAATATGCTGAAAGCTTTGGAGCAACCGGATATCGTGTAGGGCAAGCCACCGATTTGGGGAAAGTCTTAGATCAGGCTTT
- a CDS encoding RrF2 family transcriptional regulator, whose protein sequence is MQLTKGFEQAACIIALLATQNRQIPISSQVIHDRVNGSQTYLQKLLRKLVVAGLITSASGNSGGFSLAKDPKEITLLEIVQATEGEIKTYPDLGFIDLVFRDFRPLSQEATHVINQAFHQADQLWCQYLSTKTVYQIIVDTFGKEDIPLVDWNDSKIDSSLILPKLKK, encoded by the coding sequence ATGCAATTAACTAAGGGGTTTGAACAAGCAGCATGTATTATAGCTTTGTTAGCAACGCAGAATCGACAAATTCCAATTTCATCACAGGTAATCCACGACCGGGTGAATGGCTCACAAACTTATTTGCAAAAATTATTAAGAAAGTTAGTTGTTGCTGGATTAATAACTTCTGCTTCAGGGAATAGTGGAGGCTTTTCATTGGCTAAAGATCCCAAGGAGATTACCTTGCTGGAAATCGTGCAAGCAACGGAAGGTGAAATTAAAACATATCCTGATTTAGGTTTCATTGATTTAGTTTTTCGTGATTTTCGTCCCTTGTCACAAGAAGCAACCCATGTGATTAATCAAGCTTTCCATCAAGCAGATCAGCTTTGGTGTCAGTATTTGAGCACGAAAACGGTTTATCAAATCATTGTCGATACTTTTGGCAAAGAGGACATTCCGTTAGTCGATTGGAACGATTCTAAGATTGACAGTAGTTTGATTTTACCAAAATTAAAAAAATAG